The genomic window CGGGCGTCGGCACCTCGGTTTCGATCATCCAGATGCCCTCGCCGGGCTGCTGCTTGCTCAGGGCCCGCATCCGGGCAGGGGTGGGGGCGGTGGTCGTGGTCGGGCTGGAAGTTGCGGTCGAGCTGGGAGAAGTCACGACTTCACGTTGTACGCTGCTCGCCCGCCCGGCTGCAAGCGGCGCGGGGGTGGCCGGAGTCCCGACCGGCTGGACAGCGTGAAAGTCCCATCAGAAGGGCAGCATCAGTGAAGACTTGAACACTTCCATAAGCCGCCCTGCGCCCGTCCTCCCTGCCGAGCGCTTAGGCTGGAGGCATGATCAAGTACCGTAAGCAAAACGCTCTGGAGCCCGAGAAAGACGCCGAGATCACCCTCAACTTGACCCCGCTGCTGTTTTTCACAGTCGGCTACGTCGCCATGAAGGCGCTGCTGGGCAGCGTGCGCCGCCTGAGCTGAGCGGCTCCCCTCCCCCGGCGGCCCCATTTCGTGCTGAAGCGGGCCGCTTCCTGCTGTCTGTCTCCTGACAGGCGGGTGCGCTAAGGTGTGCTTTATGACCAATCCTCCTCAGACTCCGCAGCAGCCGCAGCAGTTCAAGAGCGTGCAGAGCAACCGTTTCGTGGTCCCCGGCTGGACCGGACTGGTCCCCGGCAAGCCCGATACCATCGAAATTCAGTTCGACGTGGACCCCGGCGACCTGAAGCGCGAGAACGGCTGCCTCCTCATCGAGTACTGGGCCACCCCCGACGACCTGACCCTTCAGAGCGTGCTGCCGATTCGCGCCTTCAACACCGCCAAGGAAGAAGGCGCCGGCTGGTGCGTGTTCGTGCCCGCGCAGGGCCGCGTGCTGGTGCGCGCGCTCGACCCCCAGCCCAACCCCCCGATTCTGGCGAGTCACTGGATCAACGTGGACCCCGAAACGGTCCCCGGCACCACGGTCAACGTGAACGTCAACTTCCCCGACCCCCAGCCCACGACCAGCCAGAACCTGCAACTCAACAGCTGAAGTTCCTCTGAACTGACCGCCGCCCCGCCTGTGGGCGGTTTTTTATTGCTTCCCAACCCCCAGCATCACTTCTAGCCCGCGCCGGGTGGCCGCCAGTGCCTCGCCGATGCGCCAGCTCGCGCGGTCACGCGGGCCGACGGCGTTGCTGACGCCGCGCAGTTCCAGGGCGGGCACCCCAGCAAGCAGGGCAGCGTGGGCAACCCCGGCGCCTTCCATCCCCTCGGTCAGCGCGCCGGGAAAGCGAGTTTCCCAGGTCACGGCCTCGGTAGCACTGGCGGTCACAGTGGAGAGGGTCAGCATAGGCCCAAAGGCCGCTCCCGCACGCTGGGCCAGGTCGGCGGCGCCCTTCCAGGCGGCAAAGTGCCCAAAGTGGGCCGCGTCTGGGCGCACGCTCAGGCCCAGGTCTTCCAGCCCCAGCCAGGTCGCGCCGTCCTGGGTGCCGAGGTCGGCCTGGATGAGGTCGCTCGACACAGCGAGGGCGCCCGGCCCCAACCCGCTGCCCGGATATGCCCCAGCGATGCCCGCACTTACGGCGAGGTCGTAGGACCCGGCCTGGAGTGCCGCCGCTGTTGCCAGAGCCGCCGCGACTGGTCCTACCCCGCTGACGACCACCTCGGCAGGCAAATCGCGCAGGCGCTCGGCCTCGGCAGTGGTAGCAACGACGATGAGGACGCGGCGGGGCAGGGAAAAAGGCATGGGCGCAGGGTGCCACGCGGCAGGCCGGTTGCCAAGCGCGGACCCACGTCAAGCTCGGGCAGGGGCTACACTCTGGGGTGATGTTGCTGTCTGCCGTTTATCTGGTCATTACCGCTCTGGCCGTGCTGCTCCTGCTCGCTTTTTTGCTGCGGGGCGGCGTGGCGCGGCCCATGACGGTGTGGGGCCTGTCGGCGCTGCTGCCGCTGCTTGCCGCGCTCAGTGTGGCCCTGACCAGCCAGGCGCGGGCCACCCAGACCCTGGCGTCGTACCACCCGCAAAGTGTGCCCGTGGTGGTCGAGACGGCGGGCGAGCAGTACGACGCGGTGCTCAGCGCCCGGCAGGCGGCCTGCCTCGAACGCGCCAAGCGCTTGCAGATCGACACCGATTTCCGCGCCGAAAAAGACAGCGAGCCGATTCCCCTGCGGAAAGGGTCGCAGGTGACCGGCGAGCTGCCCACTCAGGCGGTGGTCGAGGCCCTCGGGGTGAAAGGCCAGTTGAACTGCCCCGAGTTCCGGCATGTGGTGACGAAGAAATAACGGGAGACCGTCCGGTGGCCCTGACTACAGGGGTCTTTACCCGGGATGCAGACCCCCAGGCCATCTCCCCTCACCTCTCCCATCCTTATTCCCCCAGATACCGCCGCAGCTCGTCGATGGAGTGCCCGGTGCCGATGACCACCAGTTTGTCGTGGGCGCGCAGCTCGTCCTCGGCGCGGGGGGTGACTTCCACATTCCCGTTGCGGCTGACCGCGATGACCTGCACACCAAAGCGGCCCGTGAGGTTGAGTTCGCGCAGGGTGCCGCGCAGTCGCTCGTTGGCCTCGATTTCGACGATGGCGTGGTCGCTGCCGAGGTCGAGCGTGTCCACGATGTTGGGGGTGGCGATCTGCCTGGCGAGGCGCACGCCCATGTCGTGCTCGGGCCGGATGATCAGGTCGGCGCCGAGGCGCTCGAGCACGCGCCGGGCCATTTCGTCGATCGCTTTGGTCACCACGTAGGGCGCGCCGAGGCTTTTGGCGTTCATGGTCGCCAGGATGTTGGCCTGCACGTCGGTGCCGATGGCGACGACCACCACGTCGAAATCGCCCACCCCGATGGCACGCAGCGCCCGTTCCTCGGTGGCGTCCACGATGGCGGCGTGGGTCACCAGGTTCATGACCCGCTCGACATTTTCCTCGGTGCGGTCGATGGCGACGACCTCATGGCCCATCTCGTACAGGGTGGTGGCGACAGCGGTGCCAAAGCGGCCCAGGCCGATGACGAGGCACTGTTTAATCTTCATCGGGCTGAGTGTAGAGCACACTCACCGCGCTACCCCACCAGAATGTCGTGTTCGGGCGGGTACTTGACCCAGCGGCTGCGGGTGGGCCGCAGGTTGAAGGCCACCGCGAAGGTCAGCGGCCCGATGCGCCCGAGGTACATCAGCGCGGTCAGGATGAGCAGCCCGGCGTCGTTGAGCTTGTGGGTGGTGTTCATGCTCAGGCCCACGGTGGCCGCCGCGCTCACAGTTTCGAACAGCAGGTGGGTAAAGCCCAGCTTCGGGTTGGTGGCGAGCATGGCAAAAAAGGCCGTCGCCACCAGCAGCGTGTAGAGCGTGGTAATCGCGCCCGCCCGCACGAGGTTGTCGTTCATCACCCGGCGCTCGAACAAGATGAGTTCGCCGCGCCCGCGCACCATGTTCCACGCGCTGCCGACCAGGATGGCGAGGGTGGAGGTCTTGATGCCGCCCCCGGTGGAGCCGCTGCCCGCGCCGATGTACATCAGGCCGATCAGGGTAAAGAGGCTGGCGGTCTGCAACCCCTCGATATTGACGGTGGAAAAGCCCGCCGAGCGCGGCGTCATGCTCTGGAAAAAGGCGGCGAGCAGCTTGCCGGGGGCGCTCAGGCG from Deinococcus radiodurans R1 = ATCC 13939 = DSM 20539 includes these protein-coding regions:
- the mqnB gene encoding futalosine hydrolase, which produces MPFSLPRRVLIVVATTAEAERLRDLPAEVVVSGVGPVAAALATAAALQAGSYDLAVSAGIAGAYPGSGLGPGALAVSSDLIQADLGTQDGATWLGLEDLGLSVRPDAAHFGHFAAWKGAADLAQRAGAAFGPMLTLSTVTASATEAVTWETRFPGALTEGMEGAGVAHAALLAGVPALELRGVSNAVGPRDRASWRIGEALAATRRGLEVMLGVGKQ
- a CDS encoding potassium channel family protein; its protein translation is MKIKQCLVIGLGRFGTAVATTLYEMGHEVVAIDRTEENVERVMNLVTHAAIVDATEERALRAIGVGDFDVVVVAIGTDVQANILATMNAKSLGAPYVVTKAIDEMARRVLERLGADLIIRPEHDMGVRLARQIATPNIVDTLDLGSDHAIVEIEANERLRGTLRELNLTGRFGVQVIAVSRNGNVEVTPRAEDELRAHDKLVVIGTGHSIDELRRYLGE